A part of Perognathus longimembris pacificus isolate PPM17 chromosome 16, ASM2315922v1, whole genome shotgun sequence genomic DNA contains:
- the Zar1 gene encoding zygote arrest protein 1 → MAALGAEVLGATMYPACAPCAHPVPGPLAARGKAAAAADGRCLRTGGSSTSAAAAPSFPGSAQPTAADSLDGYQRAQLLALLSRVSAGVGRGSREVAVQVNPRRDAAVQCSLGRRPLPRRPRDPGAPASPQPARRGPEPGSLVGGGPRLARFPRTVAVFSPVPHRLTAFLEAERRPPFACPGAREGEGEGAERKTPRLPQAEKNGEEAAALARGAPQETPVDGSGTPAESGEDAAAPKPAPQRQQLRPAAAAAAARDEDRGVSAEGPAELEHSSTWSAELGAQRLPLQFLEQKYGYYHCKDCNIRWESAYVWCVQGTSKVYFKQFCRTCQKSYNPYRVEDITCQSCRRTRCSCPVRLRHVDPKRPHRQDLCGRCKGKRLSCDSTFSFKYII, encoded by the exons ATGGCGGCCTTAGGCGCTGAGGTGCTGGGCGCGACCATGTACCCGGCGTGCGCCCCCTGCGCACACCCGGTCCCCGGCCCGCTCGCCGCCCGCGGCaaggctgctgccgccgccgacGGCAGGTGCCTCCGCACCGGGGGCTCCTCgacctccgccgccgccgcgccgtcGTTCCCCGGCAGCGCGCAGCCCACGGCGGCAGACTCCCTCGACGGTTACCAGCGGGCTCAGCTCCTGGCGCTGCTGTCGCGGGTGAGTGCGGGCGTCGGGCGCGGCAGCCGCGAGGTGGCGGTGCAAGTGAACCCGCGCCGGGACGCAGCGGTGCAGTGCTCGCTCGGGCGCCGCCCGCTGCCGCGCCGGCCCCGCGACCCCggcgccccggcctccccgcaGCCCGCGCGCCGGGGCCCCGAACCCGGCAGCCTTGTGGGCGGTGGCCCGCGGCTCGCGCGCTTCCCGCGCACCGTCGCCGTGTTCTCGCCCGTCCCCCACCGCCTCACCGCCTTTCTGGAGGCCGAGCGAAGGCCTCCATTCGCGTGCCCTGGAGCacgagaaggggagggagagggggcggaGAGGAAGACGCCCCGGCTGCCGCAGGCAGAGAAAAACGGAGAGGAGGCGGCGGCCCTGGCGCGGGGCGCCCCGCAGGAGACACCCGTCGACGGGTCCGGGACGCCCGCGGAATCCGGTGAGGACGCGGCGGCTCCGAAGCCCGCGCCCCAGCGTCAGCAGCTGCGCccggcagcggcagcggcggcggcaagGGACGAGGACCGCGGGGTCAGCGCCGAGGGGCCCGCCGAACTGGAGCACTCCTCCACATGGAGCGCGGAGCTGGGCGCCCAGCGCCTGCCTCTCCAG TTCTTAGAGCAGAAGTATGGCTATTACCACTGCAAGGACTGCAACATCCGCTGGGAGAGTGCGTATGTGTGGTGTGTCCAGGGGACCAGCAAG GTTTACTTCAAACAGTTCTGCAGAACTTGTCAGAAGTCTTACAACCCTTACCGGGTGGAAGACATCACCTGTCAA AGTTGTAGAAGAACTAGATGTTCCTGCCCTGTAAGACTTCGCCACGTGGACCCTAAACGCCCCCATCGTCAAGACTTGTGTGGGAGATGCAAGGGCAAGCGCCTCTCTTGCGACAGCACCTTCAGCTTCAAATATATCATTTAA